A single window of Tetrapisispora phaffii CBS 4417 chromosome 16, complete genome DNA harbors:
- the ATG4 gene encoding cysteine protease ATG4 (similar to Saccharomyces cerevisiae ATG4 (YNL223W); ancestral locus Anc_2.18): MAQNDDTVGVVKYSVLGDVYVVDNDLHKKEFENAVSRLIQMTYRTRFEPIVKDDDGPSPLNIKNLLRDNFYNSIENLLFNSHCFTSDIGWGCMIRTGQTLLANALQRTNKGTPCSEIIELFVDETKNPFSIHNFITVGKDLNLVKVGEWFSPSITIQIIEKLIENNNDHGIKKCIVSISSGDIYEQDVLDELDDSEPPANTKQQHILLLFGIKLGINTINIEKYGQDIKDITNNKYTCGISGGQPKSSLFFFGYNNTHDRILYFDPHKPNNFTTDNDYSTYHSTEFNELEMFNLDPSMIIGFLVKNNKADWNKFKSTIKHSNIIKVLSGKRTDADSSSYKITKCTSIEDDEEYIIV; the protein is encoded by the coding sequence ATGGCACAAAATGATGATACAGTGGGTGTAGTTAAGTATAGTGTTCTGGGAGACGTTTATGTAGTAGATAATGACTTACACAAGAAAGAGTTTGAAAATGCGGTTAGTAGATTGATTCAAATGACATACAGGACAAGATTTGAGCCTATAGTAAAGGATGATGATGGACCATCTCCTCTGAATATAAAGAATCTTTTAAGAGATAATTTTTACAACTCTATTGAGAACTTGCTGTTCAATTCCCACTGTTTTACAAGTGACATAGGATGGGGGTGTATGATTCGAACAGGACAGACGTTGCTGGCCAACGCACTGCAAAGAACTAATAAGGGCACTCCATGTAGTGAGATCATAGAGTTATTTGTTGATGAGACCAAAAATCCATTTTCAATCCATAATTTCATTACTGTAGGtaaagatttaaatttagTGAAGGTAGGGGAATGGTTTTCCCCCAGTATCACAATTCAGATAATCGAGAAGTTGattgaaaacaataacGATCACGGTATTAAGAAATGTATAGTATCGATATCATCTGGGGATATATACGAACAAGACGTGTTAGATGAGTTGGATGACTCAGAGCCACCGGCAAACacaaaacaacaacataTACTATTGTTATTTGGAATCAAGCTCGGGATCAACACAATAAACATAGAAAAATATGGCCAGGACATCAAAGatataacaaataataagtACACATGTGGCATCTCTGGAGGACAACCAAAATCGTCACTATTTTTCTTTGGATACAACAACACCCACGACAGAATACTCTATTTCGACCCTCATAAGCCAAACAACTTCACAACAGATAATGACTACTCAACGTACCATTCAACGGAATTCAACGAACTGGAAATGTTTAACTTGGATCCGTCGATGATAATTGGCTTTCTAGTCAAGAACAACAAAGCAGATTGGAACAAATTCAAGTCCACAATTAAACATTCAAACATTATAAAAGTCCTATCAGGCAAGAGAACCGATGCCGATAGCAGCTCATACAAGATAACTAAATGTACATCCATCGAAGACGACGAAGAGTATATAATTGTATAA
- the SQS1 gene encoding Sqs1p (similar to Saccharomyces cerevisiae SQS1 (YNL224C); ancestral locus Anc_2.17): MAKRHKHYDNRHKKSKKKSGGKPSGKVKSTASHGKKKTTAGRGDGSWVDSSVPGGSVDFGMNFDKSVQNHYFGNSKNKNRHNRLRDGVFRPGYNRDSEDSYFENSSFRKRPMVFVKSDCDWNSADAKLKRLIKINNKKTKNNFKDLYESDELENSSENDLTEDIQLDNNHAKTVVSHEETSDSEDILEGQISIEDVADTEPETSDNNDIQQLDNDDLYFVDDDPEPMQKPVKSVHVEEPVFSKTPSAPLAVSFDPILTVGKVELKVSENEDSGKVTTDIHPAKAYHPFRDYISNVMDNMETMFSDEDEFMEDDMDYEIMYDEMKSQQESSVFSQAKDIVTNIENLNISESTNSINNRVKEEIIEGETEEIIEVKKEPEYPEFGFCEEDFAVNTSDLTVSNIRFGAQSNSYYFQAYKLFGDYDSRWADQDILVDFILETMGLPEHRLNAFLDYIRNCVVPDEEPSEPNFDDMPFSDTSEEEESDDSDNEELTDDRLEGVDDLVYYSMKYGNQRNIEYETKSIQTTGKGTKKKLLIRDDMAMDNETINELQSKLCTRLSNKAKKKKSKLDFIEQEHAISEDLYKKYPLGLHILNIKDEFDNYYNDKNKKSLIFPPLDPHGNKTIRNIAKYYSMKTTKIGSGRNVHMAVQKLKITYRRTPNYNIINNITEQRPIFLRFDVDKPQKEHKRTETIRLSKFRKAHGVKQGNFTVKEGELVGEHAPELGHDNIGMRMLMKLGWNKGEGLGTMGLGISEPVLATVKTSKKGLGHQDASTNSARSIGTD; the protein is encoded by the coding sequence ATGGCAAAAAGACATAAGCACTACGATAACAGACATAAAAAGAGCAAGAAGAAGAGTGGTGGCAAACCCAGTGGTAAGGTTAAAAGTACTGCTTCACATGGGAAGAAGAAAACGACTGCCGGTAGAGGTGATGGTAGTTGGGTAGATTCTTCTGTACCTGGAGGCTCGGTTGACTTTGGAATGAACTTCGATAAATCAGTACAGAATCACTACTTTGGGaattctaaaaataaaaatagacACAACAGACTGAGGGACGGTGTTTTCAGACCTGGTTATAACAGAGACTCTGAGGACTCTTATTTTGAGAACTCGTCTTTCAGAAAGAGACCTATGGTTTTTGTTAAGTCTGACTGCGATTGGAATTCTGCAGATGCCAAATTGAAACgtttaattaaaatcaataacaaaaaaacaaaaaataattttaaagacTTATATGAATCTGACGAGTTAGAAAACTCTAgtgaaaatgatttaactGAAGATATACAGCTAGACAACAATCATGCGAAAACTGTTGTATCACATGAAGAAACGAGTGACAGCGAAGACATTCTTGAAGGGCAAATTTCGATCGAAGATGTCGCGGATACTGAGCCTGAGACttctgataataatgatattcaACAGCTAGACAATGATGACTTATACTTTGTCGATGACGATCCCGAACCAATGCAAAAACCAGTGAAGTCAGTTCATGTCGAAGAACCTGTTTTTTCCAAGACTCCATCGGCTCCCTTAGCTGTTTCTTTTGATCCAATATTAACAGTTGGTAAAGTTGAGTTGAAAGTCAGTGAGAATGAGGACTCCGGCAAGGTAACCACCGATATCCATCCAGCCAAGGCTTACCATCCCTTTAGAGACTATATTTCTAATGTCATGGATAATATGGAGACAATGTTCAGTGACGAAGACGAATTTATGGAAGATGATATGGATTACGAAATTATGTATGATGAAATGAAATCCCAACAGGAGTCCTCTGTGTTTTCACAAGCAAAAGACATAGTGACAAACATAGAGAACCTGAATATTTCTGAATCAACCAATAGTATCAATAATAGGGTCAAGGAAGAAATTATAGAAGGGGAAACAGAAGAGATTATAGAAGTGAAGAAAGAACCTGAATATCCAGAATTTGGATTCTGTGAAGAAGATTTTGCGGTCAACACAAGCGACCTTACCGTTAGCAATATACGATTTGGAGCCCAATCCAATTCTTACTATTTTCAAGCATACAAACTATTTGGTGATTATGATTCTCGATGGGCAGACCAGGATATTCTGGTCGACTTTATTCTTGAAACAATGGGCCTTCCGGAACATAGGCTAAATGCCTTTTTAGATTATATAAGAAATTGTGTAGTACCTGATGAGGAACCTTCAGAGCCAAACTTTGATGATATGCCTTTTTCAGACACCAgcgaagaagaagaatccGATGACAGTGACAATGAAGAGTTGACTGATGACCGATTAGAAGGCGTAGACGATCTAGTGTATTATTCTATGAAGTATGGGAATCAACGTAATATTGAGTATGAGACAAAAAGTATACAGACAACAGGCAAGGGAACGAAGAAAAAACTGTTGATCAGAGACGATATGGCGATGGACAATGAGACgatcaatgaattacaAAGTAAGTTATGCACTAGACTTTCGAACAAAgcaaagaagaagaaatcaaaACTAGATTTCATCGAACAAGAGCATGCGATTTCCGAGGATCTGTATAAAAAATATCCGTTGGGCCTTCACATATTAAACATCAAGgatgaatttgataacTACTACAACGATAAGAACAAGAAATCGCTGATTTTCCCTCCTCTAGATCCGCATGGCAATAAGACAATTCGCAACATTGCCAAATACTATTCCATGAAGACCACAAAGATTGGTAGCGGTCGGAATGTGCATATGGCAGTGCAAAAACTCAAGATCACTTATCGAAGAACTCCAAATTACAATATAATCAACAACATCACAGAGCAACGGCCTATATTCTTGCGGTTCGACGTCGATAAACCGCAAAAGGAGCATAAACGCACGGAGACGATCCGTTTATCGAAGTTCCGGAAAGCCCATGGTGTCAAACAGGGCAACTTCACAGTGAAGGAAGGCGAACTGGTGGGCGAGCATGCACCAGAACTAGGTCACGACAACATTGGTATGCGCATGCTAATGAAGCTTGGGTGGAACAAAGGCGAAGGTCTAGGAACCATGGGCCTGGGCATCTCCGAGCCCGTTCTTGCGACGGTCAAGACCTCCAAGAAAGGTCTTGGACACCAGGACGCCAGCACCAACAGCGCCCGAAGCATCGGCACCGACTGA